One region of Azoarcus sp. CIB genomic DNA includes:
- a CDS encoding alpha-ketoacid dehydrogenase subunit beta, translated as MRISYREAMRQALHDALASDPRVFLMGEDVGRYGGTYAVSKGFYDEFGPERIRDTPLSELGFVGAGIGAALGGMRPIVEVMTVNFSLLALDQIVNNAALLRHMSGGQVSVPLVIRMATGAGRQLAAQHSHSLENWYAHIPGIRVLAPATIADARGMLAPALADPDPVVIFEHAQLYNMEDELRDEPNEDWHCDIERAAIRRPGSQLSLITYGGSLPKALDAAAELARDGIDVEVVDLRVLRPLDTATIAESVSRTHRAVIVDEGWRSGSLAAEVIARIVENCFYDLDAPPMRVCSEEVPIPYAKHMEDAALPQPAKIVAAVREVLNV; from the coding sequence ATGAGGATCAGCTATCGCGAGGCGATGCGCCAGGCGCTGCACGATGCGCTCGCCAGTGACCCGCGCGTCTTCCTGATGGGCGAGGACGTGGGCCGCTACGGCGGCACCTACGCGGTGTCCAAGGGCTTCTACGACGAGTTCGGACCCGAGCGCATCCGCGACACGCCGCTTTCCGAGCTGGGTTTCGTCGGCGCCGGCATCGGCGCGGCGCTGGGCGGCATGCGACCGATCGTCGAGGTCATGACGGTGAATTTCAGCCTGCTCGCGCTCGACCAGATCGTGAACAACGCCGCGCTGCTGCGCCACATGTCGGGCGGGCAGGTGTCGGTGCCGCTGGTGATCCGCATGGCGACCGGCGCGGGACGCCAGCTCGCGGCCCAGCACTCGCACAGCCTGGAGAACTGGTACGCGCACATCCCCGGCATCCGCGTGCTCGCGCCGGCGACGATCGCCGACGCGCGCGGCATGCTCGCGCCCGCGCTCGCCGATCCCGATCCCGTCGTGATTTTCGAGCATGCGCAGCTCTACAACATGGAAGACGAGCTGCGAGATGAGCCAAATGAGGACTGGCACTGCGACATCGAGCGCGCGGCGATCCGCCGTCCCGGCAGCCAGCTGAGCCTGATCACCTACGGCGGCAGCCTGCCGAAGGCGCTCGACGCCGCGGCCGAGCTCGCGCGCGACGGCATCGACGTCGAGGTCGTCGACCTGCGCGTGCTGCGTCCGCTCGATACCGCGACCATCGCCGAGTCGGTGAGCCGCACGCACCGCGCGGTGATCGTCGACGAAGGCTGGCGCAGCGGCAGCCTCGCTGCGGAGGTCATCGCGCGCATCGTCGAGAACTGCTTCTACGACCTCGATGCGCCGCCGATGCGCGTGTGCAGCGAGGAAGTGCCGATCCCCTACGCGAAGCACATGGAGGACGCCGCGCTGCCGCAACCGGCGAAGATCGTCGCCGCGGTCCGGGAGGTGCTGAATGTTTGA